The Oceanidesulfovibrio indonesiensis region GACGATTTCTGCGTGAACATCGCGCTGGTGCGGGAGCGATACCCCGCAGCCGGGGTCATACTTCTGCCCATTACGGGCGAGCTCTTTGCCGGCGGCGCCGGCCTGGGTTCCTATCGCAAACCGCGCGGGTCCGGGCCATTGCCCCTGCATCCGCAGCCTGCGTCGCCCGGACAGGCGATCGTGCTCACCAGCCGCACCCGCCGCACACCCAAACTGGACGAGTACCTGCGCGGCAAGCCGTATCTGGGCAAGCTCCATGTGGGCGGGGCGGTCAAATTCTGCCTGCTCGCCGCCGGCGCGGGCCATCTCTACCCGTGCCTGCATCCGACCGGGGAGTGGGACACGGCCGCCGGTCAGGCGCTTGTAGAGGGCGCTGGCGGCAGCGTGACCGATCTCGACGGCTACCGGTTCCGCTACAACAAGCAGAGCCTGACGAACGGTCCCTTCATAGCGAAGATCTGACGCCCGACTTGCCAACCCGCGAACCAATTGCATACAACCCTGCGGAAACATCACCAGCCGCAGGAAGGAGCATTATGAATCCCACCGTGTACTACATCGAAGGGGACGGCATCGGCCCCGAGGTCTGGAAGGCCGCGCGTCCCGTCATCGACGCCGCCGTAGAGAAAACATACGCCGACGGCCGCCGTCTGGAATGGAAAGAGCTGCTTGCCGGCGAAAAAGCGTACGAGGCCACAGGCGCCTACCTGCCCGAGGAAACGCTTGAAACGCTCAAGACGGCGAATCTCGCCATGAAAGGCCCGCTCACCACGCCCGTGGGCAAGGGCTTCCGCAGCCTGAACGTGACCTTGCGCCAGACGCTGGATCTTTATGCCTGCATCCGTCCGGTGCGCTATTTCCAGGGCATCGAATCGCCGGTCAAGCATCCGGAAAAAGTGGATATGGTCGTGTTTCGTGAAAACACCGAGGATGTCTACGCCGGCATCGAGTATTCTGCAGGATCGGCTGAGGCGGCCAGGCTCATCGCCTTTCTGCGCGAGGAACTGGGCGCCGAGGTGGACCCCTCCAGCGGCGTGGGCATCAAACCCATCTGCGCCTGGCGCTCCAAGCGCTTGGTCCGCAAGGCAATCCGCTACGCATTGGACAACGGCCGCAAGTCCGTGACCCTGGTGCACAAGGGCAACATCATGAAGTTCACCGAGGGCGCGTTCATGCAATGGGGCTACGAGCTCGCCTCCGAGGAGTTCGGCGACAGGACCATTCCCGAGTCCGCCGGAGAAGATGCCGGAGACCGCGTGCTGATCAACGACCGCATTGCCGACGCCATGTTCCAGGAAGCCCTCATCCGGCCCGAGCAGTACGATATTATCGCCACCACGAACCTCAACGGCGACTATCTCTCTGACGCTCTCGCCGCGCAGGTGGGCGGCCTCGGCCTCGCGCCTGGCGTGAACATGTCCGACAAGCTCGCCTTTTACGAGCCCACCCACGGCACCGCGCCCACCATTGCCGGGCAGGACAAGGCCAATCCGGGCAGCCTCATCCTCTCCGGGGCCATGCTGCTGGCCCACGTGGGCTGGACCGAAGCGGCCGAGCGCATCCACAAGGCCGTGGACACCGTAATCGGCAATAAGACCGTAACCGTGGATCTGGCCGGCCAGATCCAGGGCGCCAGGACCGTGGGCTGCACCGAATTCGGCGAGCTGCTCCAGGTGCAGCTGTAACCACAACGCCGCCGGCCCGGCAACACGACATGGCCAGCGAAAAAACCATACATAACGCGCGCGTTTCTGCAGCAGGGGCGGATGCCCGGGTTGCCGAGGCGCGCGCTTTTTTCCCTCGCGGCCTGACCCAGCCGGAAGGGGCGTTCCGCTTTTCCGTGGATGCGCTCCTGCTCGCATGTTTTGCGCGGGAGCTGCGCGGCGGGCGCGAACCAATGACGGCGGATCTTGGCGCGGGGTGCGGCGTAGTCGGGCTGGCTCTGGCGCTGATGCGCGAGGATATCCGGATTACCGGCGTAGAAATTGAACCGGCCCTTGTTGGAGCGGCGGCCGATAACAACGCCCGACTCGGCCTGGCTGACCGCGTTCGCGTTGTGGAGGCGGATGTCGCAAACCTGCGCGGCGGAATCGGCAATATGTCGGAGATGGTCCACGCTCTTGCTCCCGAATCCATGGACGCGGTGGTCGCCAACCCGCCGTATCGCGAACCAGGCCGGGGCAGACGGCCTGCCGGCGAGGTGCGCGAAGCCGCATTGTCCGAAACACGCGGGGCACTCGATGACTTCATCGCCGCGGCGTCGTATCTGCTGAAGAACCGAGGCCAGGCGTTTTTCGTTTTTTCGGCGGAAGGCGTTTCCAGGCTTTTTGCGCACATGACCGCGCACCGGCTGGAACCCAAGCGCCTGCGCGCCGTGCACTCCTGCGCGGACAAACCAGCGCGGCTGGTGTTGGTGGAGGCGCGAAAGAACGGCGGTCCCGAACTGCTTTGGGAGCCGCCCCTTGTGATGTACGAAAAGTCATCCGCCGGCGGGCGCGGCCGGCTCACCATCGATGCGAGAACGTTCTGTCCGTTTATGGCCTGCAACTCCGGCGAGGAGAACGCATGAGCGGCCCGGTTACGCAAGCCGTCTACCGCGGCGTCATGTTTTTTACCGATCCGCACCTCGCTGCAACGCCGCCGTACGAGCGTCGGGAGGGATACCTGGAGCACGTGCTGGCCAAGGTCTCGGCGTGTCTGGAACATGCCCGGGAGTCGGAGCTGCTGCCTGTGCTGCTCGGTGATTTCTTCCACCGCCGGCCCGGGAATGTCCGCCAGCTGCTGCGTCGGGTCTTCGAAGTGCTGGAACCGTACGCCGGCACATCTTTCCGGCCTTGGGTGCTGCAGGGCAACCACGACCAGGAGGAGGGCGCCGGGTCCGAGAATTCGAGCCTTCACGTCTGCGCTCTGGCCGGAATGATTCACCTGATGGACGTATCCGGCGTCCATGGCCGGTTCCATGTGGATGGTTGCGAAGTGGCCCTGGGGGCAACACCGTACGGCATGACGCTTCCGTCAGCAGTGGAGCGGGCCGGCGCCGACTATGTGCTGTGGGGATCGCATTGTGGCATAGGGTTTCGGGATGTTGTTCGCAAGTACCCGCCGCTGCATGAAATTCAAGGAGTGGACTGGGTGGTCAACGGGCATCTCCACTGGACGCAGCCTACTGAGGCGCGCGGCATGACCCGCTGGTCCAACATCGGCGGCATGACGCGCATCTCCTTTGCACCGCGGAACCGGGACCGGGCACCCATCGCCGGCATCTGGCGCCCCGGCAATACGGATCTGGAACCCTGGGAGATACCGCACCTGCCTTTCGACGACGTGTTTCCGATGCGGCATTTCCCCCCATAAGCTGAACATTTGTCCATTTTTGTCGGATGACAGGACATTGCGGCCGACATTGTGCCAGTATCAAAACCCTATGTTGGGCGACGCTTGTTATTTCAGGGTGTTGTGGATATTGGCGCGGACATTGCTTGGGACAATGACACGGCCAGGGGCTCAAGAATCCTCGAAAGTCGTCGATATGTGTAGCAAGAGGAGTCGGCCATGCGTACCTTCCGAAGCAACATCCAGCACCATCTGAATCCGTTGCATGTCTATTGTCGCCTTCGCACCTTGGGCATGAGCGCACCCACAGCACTGCGCGTGAGCGGCGCGTGGGAGCGCATTTTCATCATCGCGTTCCCTTCCTGCAGTTAGGCGTTCATTGCACGTTCCGGCTGGTGCGAGCCCCTCGCCGGTATCTTTCGGATTTTCCCCGCCCATCGCTTCCGCACGCATTTGCCCCATGGCATAGTGCCGGGACGAAGAATTGTTCCGCCACAGGTCTGAACGATAGCCGCGCCTGGGGCAGGGCAGGCGGCAAATGTCGTGGAATTCCAGCACACCAATCCATTTGTGCCCGAGCATTTTCTGTCGCGAGTCCCATGCGTGCCCTCACGCTGGACTCGTTTCCAGTGTCGAACCACCGTCACAGGAGCGTGCCTTATGGAAAGATGTTTGACGCCCAGAGAGATACAATCCTGTCTGCAGGGCATGCGCTGGCCTGCATCGCGTCAGGAACTCAAAGACCAGCTGTTCTCCCAGGGTATGGGTATAGCAATGATCGGTGTCCTGACGGACATATCCGCTGCCGATATCCAGAACGAAGAAGAAGCGCGGCAGGTGCTGGAGAGGATTTTCAACCAGCCCTGACAGCTTGGGAGTACTTGGTTCGGCTGGTGCATGGCCCCATGTCGGACTCGCCGCCGCTACTCCTTGTCTCGCTCCTCCACCTCTGAAAGCTTCGCAGAAATCACCCTTTCCTCACCTACAGCGCTCAGTCTGCGCGCGTACACTTGATGAGCAAATGCACACAGAGAAGGAGGATCGCATGAAGCCGATTCTGAAATGGCAATATGATCATCTGATCAAAGAGCTGCTGCTCTTGCAGGACCACGCGAGCGACCCGAGCTGTCCCTGCGAGACCGAAGGTGAGATGTGCGTGCGCAAGCATCTCATGACGGTCGAGGCGTATGCTGAGGAAACCGTGCCCATGGACGAGGACGATGAACGCAACGATCAGCTCCAGCGCATTGCCGACGAGGCGCGCCGGCATCGTTTGCGCCAGGAAAAGGCGTTGTGCGGCGAGGATGCGCCCCCGGATCTGACGGACTGGAGTCGAGAGTGGCGCAAGCGTTTCGAGGCCATCAGCCTGGCGTGTGGGCCCGAGGCCGAGGACTCCGGCAAGGACGAGAAGGCGTGCGGCGAATCGTGTCCTTCGGATGTCTCCTGAATAAACGCCAGAGGTCGCGTTTTCGGAAGTACCCGTGTTGAAACAGTTCAGGATAAAGGAGCGTTACGATAATGTCCCACTACAAACCCGAAGAAATGGCAGCGTTGTCGCGTTACCTGAAGGACGCCAACTTTCCGGCCACGAGAAAGTCCATCATGGAACTCGCCGTGGAAAATGGCGCGCCGGAACGATCGCTGGAAGCCCTGGCCAAGATACCGGACCGGGACTACATCCATCTCGACGATGTGGTCGAGCAGGTGGGGTCGTTGCATAAGTAGGGAGCAGCAAGCAAGCGTCCTTTAGAAGATAAGAAAATCAAAGGGCATCCGAAGTTGGATAAACGCCGGGAATTGACTCTCGGCCTTTCGTTATCGTATTGGATTATGCTTGGTTAGAGACATGTCGTACGCTGTGCTTAACTGTTGGAATTGTATTGAGATTTTGCCGATATCCAGGTAGGTTTGTCAAAAAGCATATGTAAAACTCTTCGCTCTCCGGGGAGTGATAAAAGCATGTCAAATCAACACATAGAAAATTATTTGCGTTACTATGTAAACCCAAAAACTAAGCCAGAACACGCTGTCTTGATTACGGGTGAATGGGGTTCTGGGAAAACTTGGTTCATCAATAAGTTTGTTGAGCAAATCATAACTGAAAATGAAAGCTTCAAAGTCTTTCAGGTCAGCTTGTATGGCTTGAATTCTTTAGATGACATCGCCAGTGAGTATTTTCGACAAGCTCATCCCATCCTTTCCTCCAGAGGTATGATAGTAGGAAGAGCCCTTGGCAAGGCATTCGCCAAGGGCTTTTTGAAGCTAGATTTGGACGGAGATCAAAGAGAGGATGCTCAAATTAAGTTGGGGGATCTTGATGGTGTTGTTAGCAAGAGAGATGTAA contains the following coding sequences:
- the cysQ gene encoding 3'(2'),5'-bisphosphate nucleotidase CysQ, translated to MNPATHDLSTALEKMGEIAAAAGRELVSRYGKGRGDMAVRYKSDETPVTDADDVAQAIIAAGLAEHFPGVPVISEESVPPDYETRKSWSEFFLVDPLDGTKGFVHGTDDFCVNIALVRERYPAAGVILLPITGELFAGGAGLGSYRKPRGSGPLPLHPQPASPGQAIVLTSRTRRTPKLDEYLRGKPYLGKLHVGGAVKFCLLAAGAGHLYPCLHPTGEWDTAAGQALVEGAGGSVTDLDGYRFRYNKQSLTNGPFIAKI
- the icd gene encoding NADP-dependent isocitrate dehydrogenase; its protein translation is MNPTVYYIEGDGIGPEVWKAARPVIDAAVEKTYADGRRLEWKELLAGEKAYEATGAYLPEETLETLKTANLAMKGPLTTPVGKGFRSLNVTLRQTLDLYACIRPVRYFQGIESPVKHPEKVDMVVFRENTEDVYAGIEYSAGSAEAARLIAFLREELGAEVDPSSGVGIKPICAWRSKRLVRKAIRYALDNGRKSVTLVHKGNIMKFTEGAFMQWGYELASEEFGDRTIPESAGEDAGDRVLINDRIADAMFQEALIRPEQYDIIATTNLNGDYLSDALAAQVGGLGLAPGVNMSDKLAFYEPTHGTAPTIAGQDKANPGSLILSGAMLLAHVGWTEAAERIHKAVDTVIGNKTVTVDLAGQIQGARTVGCTEFGELLQVQL
- a CDS encoding tRNA1(Val) (adenine(37)-N6)-methyltransferase, translated to MASEKTIHNARVSAAGADARVAEARAFFPRGLTQPEGAFRFSVDALLLACFARELRGGREPMTADLGAGCGVVGLALALMREDIRITGVEIEPALVGAAADNNARLGLADRVRVVEADVANLRGGIGNMSEMVHALAPESMDAVVANPPYREPGRGRRPAGEVREAALSETRGALDDFIAAASYLLKNRGQAFFVFSAEGVSRLFAHMTAHRLEPKRLRAVHSCADKPARLVLVEARKNGGPELLWEPPLVMYEKSSAGGRGRLTIDARTFCPFMACNSGEENA
- a CDS encoding metallophosphoesterase, which codes for MSGPVTQAVYRGVMFFTDPHLAATPPYERREGYLEHVLAKVSACLEHARESELLPVLLGDFFHRRPGNVRQLLRRVFEVLEPYAGTSFRPWVLQGNHDQEEGAGSENSSLHVCALAGMIHLMDVSGVHGRFHVDGCEVALGATPYGMTLPSAVERAGADYVLWGSHCGIGFRDVVRKYPPLHEIQGVDWVVNGHLHWTQPTEARGMTRWSNIGGMTRISFAPRNRDRAPIAGIWRPGNTDLEPWEIPHLPFDDVFPMRHFPP
- a CDS encoding DUF2795 domain-containing protein translates to MERCLTPREIQSCLQGMRWPASRQELKDQLFSQGMGIAMIGVLTDISAADIQNEEEARQVLERIFNQP
- a CDS encoding DUF2795 domain-containing protein, yielding MSHYKPEEMAALSRYLKDANFPATRKSIMELAVENGAPERSLEALAKIPDRDYIHLDDVVEQVGSLHK